One Fibrobacter sp. UWP2 genomic region harbors:
- a CDS encoding putative toxin-antitoxin system toxin component, PIN family, whose product MRIVLDTNCLLASLSKRGAYFNVWRGLQEGKYTLCISNEILDEYEEIIEQKTNSIIASNVIQTLLNAPSVEFIDTFFRFNLIKDDSDDNKFVDCAIAGNATFIVSNDSHFKILQEIDFPKLILRSLQEFSAMLQ is encoded by the coding sequence ATGAGAATTGTTCTTGATACGAATTGCCTCTTAGCATCCCTTTCTAAGCGGGGAGCTTATTTCAATGTCTGGCGAGGCTTACAGGAAGGCAAATACACCCTTTGTATTTCAAATGAAATCCTTGACGAGTATGAAGAAATTATTGAGCAAAAGACAAATTCAATAATCGCCTCGAATGTCATTCAAACTCTTTTGAACGCCCCTTCCGTAGAGTTTATTGACACATTCTTTAGGTTCAACCTTATAAAGGATGATTCAGACGACAACAAGTTTGTCGACTGCGCTATTGCCGGAAACGCAACATTCATCGTATCGAACGATTCGCATTTCAAAATTCTTCAAGAAATAGATTTTCCAAAACTAATCTTGAGAAGTCTGCAAGAATTTTCCGCCATGCTACAATAG
- a CDS encoding class I tRNA ligase family protein: MGKRACPRLSPCGVFQKLFNQGMILAFAYEDAAGSKVPTDEVEEKNGKFFKKGTDIELKQIVAKMSKSLKNVVNPDDVVRDYGADSLRLYEMFMGPLDAVKPWQTKGIEGMNRFLGRAWRSVVGDSDEAPVFVDETAPEAIEKVMHQTVIKVTSDIENMSFNTAISQLMIFNNEMMKMDKRYREPCETFVKLLHPFAPHIAEEMWSILGHNESLTNVAWPEADHSKAVENTVEVVFQVNGKVRAKASVAKDMDKAALEKLAMENERVKEFMKGMQVVKAIVVPGKLVNIVVKPA, from the coding sequence ATGGGCAAGCGAGCTTGCCCGCGACTCTCGCCTTGCGGGGTTTTCCAGAAGCTCTTCAACCAGGGCATGATTCTTGCCTTCGCTTACGAAGACGCCGCTGGCTCCAAGGTCCCCACCGACGAAGTCGAGGAGAAGAACGGAAAGTTCTTCAAGAAGGGAACCGACATCGAACTCAAGCAGATCGTGGCGAAGATGAGTAAGTCCCTCAAGAACGTCGTGAACCCGGATGACGTGGTGCGCGACTACGGTGCCGACAGCCTTCGTTTGTACGAAATGTTCATGGGCCCGCTGGACGCCGTGAAGCCTTGGCAGACCAAGGGTATCGAAGGCATGAACCGCTTCCTCGGCCGCGCCTGGCGCTCCGTTGTTGGCGACAGCGATGAAGCCCCGGTGTTCGTTGATGAAACTGCCCCTGAAGCCATCGAGAAGGTGATGCACCAGACCGTCATCAAGGTCACGAGCGACATCGAGAACATGAGCTTCAACACCGCGATTAGCCAGCTGATGATCTTCAACAACGAAATGATGAAGATGGACAAGCGCTACCGCGAGCCGTGCGAAACGTTCGTCAAGTTGCTGCACCCGTTTGCCCCGCATATCGCCGAAGAAATGTGGAGCATCCTCGGTCACAACGAATCGCTCACGAACGTCGCCTGGCCGGAAGCCGACCACTCCAAGGCCGTGGAAAACACCGTGGAAGTCGTGTTCCAGGTGAATGGCAAGGTCCGCGCCAAGGCAAGTGTAGCGAAGGACATGGATAAGGCCGCCCTCGAAAAGCTCGCCATGGAAAACGAAAGAGTGAAGGAGTTTATGAAGGGAATGCAGGTCGTCAAGGCAATTGTTGTGCCTGGTAAGTTGGTCAACATCGTTGTCAAGCCGGCATAA